One Phragmites australis chromosome 23, lpPhrAust1.1, whole genome shotgun sequence DNA window includes the following coding sequences:
- the LOC133906454 gene encoding WRKY DNA-binding transcription factor 70-like, producing the protein MKSERQGEEMKHHHHHHDRNLLQYSPSDYPSLACDHRSAMKEIAREQSLVTQLRAIVLPALQVDERSQLVAQMFQGILDCSSKAIAQLQLHRSDAPRVDVLVDDKKRVKTISDDCISKEEIDKPHHQHKRRRYADSVSLETPVPHYDGHQWRKYGQKHINKAKHPRSYYRCTYRQEQDCKATKTVQQHDDSAGVDHAVMYTVVYHGQHTCNGNNGDDSATDDAETNTQSSSALVHSDSQCSVSVTCSSDPNEHQMPLDDSNKLLDKSADLITNTMYEPFEMTEFAPFDSDSWELDALLRFGV; encoded by the exons ATGAAATCAGAGAGGCAAGGAGAAGAGAtgaagcaccaccaccaccaccatgacagaAATCTTCTTCAATATTCACCTTCTGACTACCCCTCTCTTGCCTGCGACCACCGGTCGGCGATGAAGGAGATTGCTAGGGAGCAGTCTCTGGTGACGCAGCTGCGAGCCATCGTCCTGCCGGCGCTGCAGGTGGATGAACGCTCCCAGCTTGTCGCCCAGATGTTCCAGGGCATACTGGATTGCTCCAGCAAGGCCATAGCTCAGCTGCAGCTTCATCGGTCAGATGCTCCTCGAGTTGATGTACTAGTTGATGACAAGAAGAGAGTGAAGACGATTTCTGATGACTGCATCAGCAAGGAGGAGATTGATAAGCCCCATCATCAGCACAAGAGAAG GAGATATGCTGACTCGGTGTCACTTGAAACGCCTGTTCCGCACTATGATGGCCACCAATGGAGGAAATATGGACAGAAGCACATCAATAAAGCAAAACACCCAAG GAGCTACTACAGATGCACCTACAGACAGGAACAAGACTGCAAAGCAACAAAGACGGTGCAACAGCACGATGACAGCGCTGGTGTTGATCATGCCGTGATGTACACGGTCGTCTACCACGGCCAGCATACCTGCAACGGAAATAATGGTGATGATTCAGCCACTGACGACGCCGAAACAAACACCCAGAGCAGCAGTGCTCTTGTACACAGCGACAGTCAGTGCAGCGTCTCAGTGACTTGTTCATCAGATCCCAATGAACATCAGATGCCGCTAGATGATAGTAATAAGCTGCTCGACAAATCTGCAGACTTGATCACGAACACCATGTATGAGCCATTTGAGATGACTGAGTTTGCACCATTCGATTCGGACAGTTGGGAGTTGGATGCGCTCCTAAGATTTGGAGTCTGA